One part of the Sorangiineae bacterium MSr11954 genome encodes these proteins:
- a CDS encoding protein kinase, producing the protein MTRSHECPGDASDAAADFSGDTFKVGARVLQHFLLEELLDRRDGWSLFLADNEARSDLVLLAIAISADALAKCLEGPAHGAIVSQTEVGCWHVAEVALDEAHLWLYREKLLRTPKPTIHPTLRSASRPMERQLADGVVFNGRYQIGKLLGRGGMGEVYCAEDRTFQRRVAVKVVRVDTSSESGDHEQAKRRLLNEARVVSALKHPHIVEIYDAGECDGLPYLALELCGDGSNLRNVMKGDASEKDRMLWLCQIAEALAYAHEHGIVHRDVKPENVLLTNDKSVKVADFGIAKALRSERPQEDTTFGIVGTPRYMAPEQLIGRRPDARVDQFAWGVVAYELLTGVHPHEKELALLRSGDSTTIAPALPPHLRRVLTRATAANPAARYPNFRKLLMDLHRPPRAVDYRWIAVGFALLAGIGALGYSASRSTKSDHGSVAPPPPSSLLPVSAALHGSEADGLLEQGIQLWADGSSGRARALFARVAAREPNHARAHLLALMASERIDVSMLDVARAAFALRAQLGPPEAALLDALRPLIDEPPDVATSTRRIEELGQQYPNDRLVRLARAQHDLRAREPRRALDLAASMGSSPAGFWLGAAARLQLGEVVEGRKLLEQCIESSPSAIDCLEWLTILEANDGRCEVAEKTARKLIVRDTTNPLPYTLLAYVVLARTQSIDATRGILQARIERAPPEQRRELEASLEHLLHLYEGDFAAAYRDLSVWQSSSAESSDAFRRGFSFIVRIELDLELGRVEEARRAASEFAHRSEAWLTNDVLDTRIETARLLYATKQISRSEFRVARAEAAAKQIERGAYLSSPGNWWFDDYVQGALDATDAAEAIAAMPADPVIDLLVRDAGVDARLGHVYLLAGRLDDAIVLLKRAASSCTILEKPLDYVHGLLWLGEALEKKGNHAEACNMYAKVVERWGREPRSITVRRARALLSPCP; encoded by the coding sequence GTGACGCGTTCCCATGAGTGTCCGGGCGACGCCAGCGACGCCGCTGCGGATTTTTCGGGCGATACGTTCAAGGTGGGGGCCCGCGTCCTCCAGCACTTTCTCTTGGAAGAGCTGCTCGATCGACGCGATGGCTGGAGCCTCTTTCTTGCCGATAACGAAGCGCGGTCCGATTTGGTGCTCTTGGCAATCGCCATATCGGCCGATGCACTTGCCAAGTGTTTGGAAGGGCCGGCACATGGCGCCATTGTCAGTCAAACCGAGGTTGGCTGCTGGCATGTGGCCGAAGTGGCGCTCGATGAAGCGCACCTGTGGCTTTATCGCGAGAAGCTCCTTCGTACACCGAAGCCTACGATTCATCCAACCTTACGGTCTGCGAGCCGGCCCATGGAGCGGCAGTTGGCAGATGGGGTCGTTTTCAATGGCCGCTATCAAATTGGAAAATTGCTCGGCCGCGGCGGAATGGGGGAGGTGTATTGCGCCGAGGATAGAACCTTTCAACGGCGGGTCGCCGTCAAAGTGGTGCGCGTCGATACGTCCTCGGAGTCCGGGGATCACGAGCAAGCAAAACGGCGCCTCCTGAACGAGGCGCGCGTGGTGTCCGCCCTCAAGCATCCCCATATCGTCGAAATTTACGATGCGGGGGAGTGCGACGGGCTTCCTTACTTGGCGCTCGAGCTCTGTGGCGACGGGAGCAATCTTCGAAATGTGATGAAAGGGGACGCGAGCGAGAAGGACCGAATGCTGTGGCTTTGCCAAATCGCCGAGGCGCTCGCCTACGCCCACGAGCACGGGATCGTGCACCGCGACGTCAAGCCGGAGAACGTGCTCCTCACGAACGACAAAAGCGTGAAGGTCGCCGACTTCGGGATCGCGAAAGCACTTCGAAGCGAGCGCCCACAAGAGGATACGACCTTCGGCATCGTGGGAACCCCGCGCTACATGGCCCCGGAACAGCTCATTGGCCGCCGTCCGGACGCGCGCGTCGATCAATTCGCCTGGGGCGTCGTGGCCTACGAGCTCCTCACCGGTGTCCACCCGCACGAGAAGGAGCTCGCCCTCCTTCGCTCGGGAGACTCCACCACCATTGCGCCGGCACTACCTCCGCACCTTCGTCGCGTATTGACGAGGGCCACGGCGGCCAACCCCGCGGCGCGATATCCAAACTTCCGTAAGTTGCTCATGGATCTTCATCGTCCACCCCGCGCCGTCGATTACCGATGGATCGCGGTGGGGTTTGCATTGCTCGCGGGCATCGGTGCCCTGGGCTATTCGGCTTCGCGATCGACGAAATCGGATCATGGATCGGTGGCACCCCCACCGCCCTCCAGTTTGCTACCGGTCTCCGCGGCCCTCCACGGATCGGAGGCGGATGGTTTGCTCGAGCAAGGTATCCAGCTCTGGGCGGACGGGTCGAGCGGCCGCGCGCGCGCGCTGTTCGCACGGGTCGCCGCGCGCGAGCCGAATCATGCGCGGGCGCACCTCCTTGCGCTCATGGCCTCCGAGCGCATCGACGTGTCGATGCTCGACGTCGCACGCGCGGCGTTCGCGCTTCGCGCTCAGCTCGGGCCACCGGAGGCGGCGCTCCTGGATGCGCTGCGTCCGCTCATCGACGAGCCCCCCGACGTGGCGACGAGCACGCGGCGGATCGAGGAGCTGGGGCAGCAGTACCCGAACGATCGACTCGTCCGGCTCGCGCGCGCGCAACACGATCTTCGAGCCCGTGAGCCCCGGCGCGCGCTCGACCTCGCGGCCAGCATGGGAAGCTCGCCCGCGGGATTCTGGTTGGGGGCGGCCGCCCGGCTCCAGCTCGGCGAGGTCGTGGAAGGGCGAAAGCTCCTCGAGCAGTGCATCGAGTCGTCTCCGAGCGCGATCGATTGCCTCGAGTGGCTGACCATCCTCGAGGCGAACGACGGGCGCTGCGAGGTCGCCGAAAAGACCGCGCGGAAGTTGATTGTAAGGGATACGACCAATCCGCTTCCGTACACCTTGCTCGCTTATGTGGTGCTCGCACGAACGCAGTCCATCGACGCCACGCGAGGTATTCTCCAGGCACGAATCGAACGCGCGCCGCCCGAGCAGCGGCGGGAGCTCGAAGCCAGCCTCGAGCATCTCCTGCACCTGTACGAGGGGGACTTCGCCGCCGCATATCGTGATTTGAGCGTATGGCAGTCGTCCTCTGCGGAGTCGTCCGATGCATTTCGCCGCGGGTTCTCGTTCATCGTTCGCATCGAGCTCGATCTCGAGCTGGGGCGCGTCGAGGAAGCTCGGCGCGCCGCGAGCGAATTTGCTCATCGAAGCGAGGCTTGGCTCACGAACGATGTCTTGGACACGCGTATCGAGACCGCACGACTTCTCTATGCCACGAAGCAGATCTCACGATCGGAATTTCGCGTCGCGCGCGCCGAGGCCGCCGCAAAGCAGATCGAGCGCGGTGCTTACCTCTCTTCTCCCGGAAATTGGTGGTTCGACGACTACGTTCAGGGCGCGCTCGACGCGACGGACGCTGCCGAAGCCATTGCGGCCATGCCCGCCGACCCAGTCATCGACCTTCTCGTGCGCGACGCGGGCGTGGACGCTCGACTGGGACACGTCTACCTCCTCGCCGGCCGC